In one window of Kiritimatiellia bacterium DNA:
- the trpB gene encoding tryptophan synthase subunit beta, producing the protein MSRAVTVPDSRGWFGPYGGRHVPETLMAPLEELEREFRRAWRDPLFRREFESHLREYVGRPTPLYFAERFSERIGARVYLKREDLCHTGAHKINNALGQVLLARRMGKRRVIAETGAGQHGVATATMAARFGLECVVYMGRVDMERQALNVVRMRMLGARVVPVTAGQQTLKEAISEAMRDWVTNVRTTHYVLGTVFGAHPYPLMVREFQSVIGREARRQILAAERRLPTLLVACVGGGSNAIGLFYPFIRESDVRLIGVEAGGEGIRPGKHAARFAGGRVGILQGTRTYLLQDEEGNIELTHSVSAGLDYAAVGPEHALL; encoded by the coding sequence ATGTCGCGCGCTGTGACCGTTCCGGACTCCCGCGGCTGGTTCGGCCCGTACGGCGGACGGCACGTGCCAGAAACGCTGATGGCACCGCTGGAAGAGCTCGAGCGGGAGTTTCGGCGCGCGTGGCGCGACCCGTTGTTCCGCCGCGAGTTCGAGTCCCATCTGCGCGAGTACGTCGGCCGGCCGACCCCTCTGTATTTCGCAGAGCGCTTCTCCGAACGAATCGGTGCACGGGTCTACCTCAAACGGGAGGACCTCTGCCACACCGGTGCCCACAAGATCAACAACGCCCTCGGCCAGGTGCTGCTCGCCCGCCGCATGGGCAAACGCCGGGTCATCGCGGAAACTGGCGCTGGCCAGCACGGCGTCGCCACCGCGACGATGGCCGCGCGGTTCGGCCTCGAATGCGTCGTCTACATGGGCCGCGTGGACATGGAGCGGCAGGCGTTGAACGTGGTCCGCATGCGCATGCTGGGTGCGCGAGTCGTGCCGGTGACCGCCGGACAGCAAACACTGAAAGAGGCGATCAGCGAGGCGATGCGAGACTGGGTCACCAACGTTCGCACCACGCACTACGTGCTGGGCACCGTGTTCGGCGCGCACCCGTATCCGCTGATGGTCCGCGAGTTCCAGAGCGTGATCGGGCGGGAAGCCCGGCGCCAGATCCTCGCCGCAGAACGGCGGCTGCCGACGTTGCTGGTTGCCTGCGTCGGCGGCGGCAGCAATGCGATCGGCCTTTTTTATCCGTTCATTCGGGAATCCGACGTCAGGCTGATTGGTGTCGAGGCAGGCGGCGAGGGCATCCGGCCGGGCAAGCACGCCGCCCGTTTTGCGGGGGGCCGGGTCGGCATTCTTCAGGGCACGCGTACCTATCTGCTGCAGGACGAGGAAGGCAACATCGAACTTACGCATTCGGTCAGCGCCGGCCTTGACTATGCGGCGGTTGGTCCCGAACACGCATTGCTC
- a CDS encoding phosphoribosylanthranilate isomerase, producing the protein MPLFVKICGLCRADDIAAANEAAPDAVGFVFWPRSVRAVRPEQVAEWLPDLRPDLERVGVFVNPAPDELRRAVDIAGLTIVQLHGEEPPSLAAGLRVWKAMPAAAASVSAATGWPAEAIVLDSGTGQHPGGTGLPADWHRAAAFTRAFPGRVVLAGGLTPDNVAAAVREVAPWGVDASTGVESAPGRKDAAKMKEFVQRCRAL; encoded by the coding sequence GTGCCGTTGTTTGTCAAGATTTGCGGTCTGTGCCGTGCCGACGACATCGCCGCTGCAAACGAAGCCGCTCCGGACGCGGTCGGTTTCGTTTTTTGGCCCCGTTCGGTTCGCGCGGTACGGCCGGAGCAGGTCGCCGAGTGGCTGCCCGACCTCCGGCCTGACCTCGAACGGGTCGGCGTGTTCGTGAATCCCGCGCCGGATGAGTTGCGCCGCGCGGTCGACATTGCCGGGCTCACGATCGTACAGCTCCACGGCGAGGAACCCCCTTCCCTCGCGGCAGGACTGCGGGTGTGGAAAGCGATGCCCGCCGCGGCCGCCTCAGTCTCCGCGGCGACCGGCTGGCCGGCAGAGGCAATCGTGCTCGACAGCGGCACTGGCCAACACCCCGGCGGCACCGGCCTGCCGGCCGATTGGCACCGCGCCGCCGCCTTCACCCGCGCGTTCCCGGGCCGCGTGGTGCTCGCCGGCGGGTTGACGCCCGACAACGTCGCCGCCGCGGTGCGGGAAGTCGCACCCTGGGGAGTAGATGCGAGCACGGGCGTCGAGTCCGCGCCGGGACGGAAGGATGCGGCCAAGATGAAGGAGTTCGTGCAGCGATGTCGCGCGCTGTGA
- a CDS encoding HEAT repeat domain-containing protein, with the protein MKRQTVCATLRCARPGGCNVPPAAAIRPMLCHSLAAMLSALVAALHPASAAEPVALDQHGHLGQVFSTTGSLRALQVVVPTWGNPSVRVTLTLWDSTARVQRLATRQFTNVADNATVRLPVSPPAPPGVYYWELSDPPSNGRAGVYAIPADPPRPGWAAIFADRVDPSRCLQFTTEESLPAAAWIALLRTATDDHLITEAGRALASDAPPSSLATLAPLLADQRRAHAVRMVFESIPDPEADRLLCAALGSTTGQCRLGIILSLGRRRTPDAVNSLAPLLADADPTIADAAAWALGEIAVPAAGESLLSALTNVEARPGQAQRRAAADAAVVAARRLAPLDPSLARRLLDAVASTPHAAAAAEFALLEQCRLNPAAAPPQLAEWATAEDPRRRHLALWLIQNDLVGSNLTAALIAQTSALPPHVMPGWVAALARRADPAHWNALFSFLQSAAPEIRLAALTAIPDWPPDAEVTSHLLALLDSPDPSTANATATLLRRLPWREVDQAIAARLAPVGAHTNDALLRLAARRATPAALPALLTAARAHPDPDLRAECIRAVGRLATPSVHEALADLAVRAGEDERLLAAIAQAWRDLLGRTPDRDRAIGRLRARWQRLTPAARITTLNIAQTAGGQVALELVIAALDDETPEVRTEAGRRLAEWTSPEAVPALTALARRLPGDDPQRARLLAGALRLCAAASVPPAERAAWLQQLHPLLRTPAERHAWLAAAVLPNPALIALARRWLGEPAVRTETATALLAMCEPLLGTDHAADAIAALREVATATDLPEASNRARDLLRRAGDAVP; encoded by the coding sequence ATGAAGAGGCAAACCGTTTGCGCGACGTTGCGCTGCGCCCGCCCTGGAGGCTGTAACGTGCCGCCGGCCGCCGCGATCCGCCCCATGCTGTGCCACTCGCTCGCCGCGATGCTCTCCGCGCTCGTTGCAGCTCTGCATCCGGCCAGCGCCGCCGAACCTGTTGCGCTCGATCAACACGGCCACCTGGGCCAGGTGTTCAGCACAACCGGCTCCCTCCGCGCACTGCAGGTCGTCGTTCCCACTTGGGGAAATCCCTCGGTCCGCGTCACCCTCACCCTCTGGGACTCCACCGCACGGGTGCAGCGACTCGCCACCCGACAGTTCACAAATGTCGCGGACAACGCAACGGTCCGTCTGCCCGTTTCGCCCCCCGCACCGCCCGGCGTGTATTACTGGGAACTCAGCGATCCCCCCTCCAACGGCCGCGCCGGCGTCTATGCAATCCCTGCTGACCCTCCCCGCCCCGGCTGGGCCGCGATCTTCGCCGATCGCGTCGATCCGAGCCGGTGCCTTCAGTTCACCACGGAGGAGTCGCTGCCAGCCGCCGCCTGGATCGCCCTCCTCCGGACAGCCACCGACGACCACCTCATCACGGAAGCCGGCCGCGCACTGGCGAGCGACGCTCCGCCGAGTTCGCTCGCAACGCTGGCCCCCTTGTTGGCGGACCAACGCCGTGCCCATGCAGTGCGCATGGTGTTCGAGTCCATCCCCGACCCGGAAGCGGACCGGCTGCTGTGCGCCGCACTGGGATCCACCACGGGCCAGTGCCGACTCGGCATCATCCTCAGCCTCGGACGGCGTCGGACCCCCGACGCGGTCAACTCCCTCGCACCGTTGCTCGCCGACGCGGATCCAACCATCGCCGACGCCGCCGCCTGGGCGCTCGGCGAGATCGCCGTCCCCGCCGCCGGTGAAAGTCTCCTCAGCGCACTCACCAATGTGGAGGCTCGTCCGGGTCAGGCCCAACGCCGCGCAGCGGCGGACGCCGCGGTGGTCGCCGCCCGCAGACTGGCACCGCTCGATCCGTCGCTCGCGCGCCGTCTTCTCGATGCGGTAGCCTCCACACCCCATGCGGCTGCGGCGGCCGAGTTCGCCCTGCTCGAACAGTGTCGGCTCAATCCCGCCGCAGCGCCACCCCAGCTTGCCGAATGGGCGACCGCCGAGGACCCGCGCCGACGCCATCTGGCACTCTGGTTGATCCAGAACGACCTCGTCGGCTCAAACCTCACCGCCGCGCTAATCGCCCAGACGTCTGCGCTGCCCCCGCACGTTATGCCGGGCTGGGTCGCTGCACTCGCGCGCCGCGCAGACCCCGCCCATTGGAACGCACTGTTCTCATTCCTTCAGAGCGCAGCGCCCGAGATTCGCCTCGCAGCCCTCACCGCAATTCCCGACTGGCCGCCCGACGCCGAAGTCACCTCACATCTTCTCGCGTTGCTCGATTCGCCGGACCCCTCGACCGCGAATGCCACCGCGACACTGCTGCGCCGACTTCCGTGGAGGGAGGTCGATCAGGCGATCGCCGCACGCCTCGCGCCGGTCGGCGCCCACACGAACGACGCACTTCTGCGCCTCGCCGCCCGTCGGGCCACACCCGCCGCCCTACCCGCCCTCCTCACCGCCGCCCGGGCGCACCCCGATCCGGACCTGCGCGCCGAATGCATTCGCGCCGTCGGCCGACTCGCCACACCGTCCGTTCACGAGGCGCTGGCGGACCTGGCGGTGCGGGCGGGCGAAGATGAAAGGCTCCTCGCCGCGATCGCGCAGGCATGGCGCGACCTGCTCGGCCGCACGCCGGACCGTGATCGCGCGATCGGTCGTCTGCGCGCGCGATGGCAGCGTCTTACACCGGCTGCCCGCATCACCACGTTGAACATCGCCCAAACCGCCGGCGGCCAGGTGGCGCTGGAGCTGGTGATCGCCGCGCTCGATGACGAAACCCCGGAGGTCCGCACCGAAGCGGGCCGGCGGCTCGCCGAATGGACCTCGCCAGAAGCGGTGCCCGCGCTGACCGCGCTCGCTCGCCGGCTGCCCGGCGACGACCCGCAGCGCGCTCGCTTGCTCGCTGGTGCGCTGCGCCTGTGCGCGGCCGCATCCGTACCCCCCGCGGAACGCGCCGCATGGCTTCAACAGCTTCACCCGCTTCTTCGCACACCCGCCGAGCGGCACGCCTGGCTCGCCGCCGCTGTGCTTCCCAACCCCGCGCTGATTGCGCTCGCCCGCCGCTGGCTCGGCGAGCCGGCCGTTCGCACCGAAACGGCCACCGCACTGCTGGCAATGTGTGAGCCCCTGCTCGGCACCGACCACGCAGCGGACGCAATCGCGGCGCTGCGCGAAGTCGCCACAGCAACCGATCTCCCCGAGGCCTCAAACCGCGCACGCGATCTCCTTCGCCGCGCCGGAGACGCCGTTCCATGA
- a CDS encoding Gfo/Idh/MocA family oxidoreductase: MNRAPPISRRKFLRAAVVLPFAATATAPSERIGIALIGCGLMGTGHLRHLLGRGDVQLIAVCDPDRVRREAARQIAENADSGTGRGCVALNDYRDALSRSDVDAVVIVTPDHWHAIIAADAARARKDIYCEKPVSLVLAQGRRLADVVHARGVVFQTGTQYRSKPVIRRICQFVRTGGLGRVRQVFTLWTRVNGLPYPHNPALPAEPVPEGLDWDMWIGPAPWRPYSSRYHRNPPPGVVPWHFCSDFGVGAVTAHHSHSADIIQYALGMERSGPVEILHPADRAFPTITCRYANGTLLHMVENWSDVARLYHAVPADADLRGMFGGVFVGERGWITSMSGAPIRGGPADLLEEAGLLDVQVGDFQDHHDDWIHAIRSRGPTRTDAELGHRAAALGHLIILALRLGRSLRWDPLREEFPGDEEANRLRDVALRPPWRL, translated from the coding sequence CGCGCCGTAAGTTTTTGCGCGCCGCCGTCGTGCTTCCGTTCGCCGCCACCGCAACTGCACCCAGCGAACGGATCGGCATCGCCCTGATCGGCTGCGGCCTGATGGGCACCGGCCACCTCCGGCACCTGCTGGGACGCGGCGACGTACAGCTCATCGCCGTCTGCGATCCCGACCGCGTTCGCCGCGAGGCCGCCCGCCAAATCGCCGAGAATGCCGACTCGGGCACCGGCCGCGGCTGCGTCGCACTGAACGATTACCGCGATGCGCTCTCGCGCAGCGATGTGGACGCCGTTGTGATCGTCACGCCGGACCACTGGCACGCCATCATCGCCGCCGACGCCGCACGGGCCCGAAAAGACATCTACTGTGAGAAACCGGTGTCTCTCGTTCTCGCGCAGGGTCGGCGCCTCGCCGACGTCGTGCACGCGCGGGGTGTCGTCTTCCAAACCGGCACGCAGTACCGTTCGAAACCCGTCATCCGGCGCATCTGCCAGTTCGTACGGACCGGCGGTCTCGGAAGGGTCCGCCAGGTCTTCACGCTCTGGACACGGGTGAACGGCCTGCCCTATCCGCACAATCCCGCTCTACCCGCCGAACCGGTCCCGGAAGGGTTGGACTGGGACATGTGGATCGGACCCGCGCCGTGGCGGCCGTACAGCTCCCGATACCACCGCAATCCACCCCCCGGTGTGGTGCCCTGGCATTTCTGCTCGGACTTCGGCGTCGGCGCGGTGACCGCTCACCACTCGCACAGCGCCGACATCATTCAGTACGCGCTGGGTATGGAGCGAAGCGGCCCCGTGGAAATCCTCCATCCCGCAGATCGCGCGTTCCCCACCATCACCTGCCGGTACGCGAACGGCACCTTGCTGCACATGGTCGAGAACTGGTCGGATGTGGCCCGGCTCTACCACGCGGTGCCGGCCGACGCGGATCTGCGGGGAATGTTCGGCGGTGTCTTCGTCGGCGAGCGCGGCTGGATCACCTCCATGTCCGGCGCACCGATTCGCGGCGGTCCAGCCGACCTGCTCGAAGAGGCCGGACTCCTCGACGTCCAGGTCGGCGATTTCCAGGACCACCACGACGACTGGATCCACGCGATCCGGTCTCGCGGCCCCACCCGAACCGACGCGGAGCTCGGCCACCGCGCCGCCGCGCTCGGCCACCTGATCATCCTCGCGCTGCGGCTGGGTCGGTCTCTCCGCTGGGATCCGCTCCGCGAAGAATTTCCGGGCGATGAAGAGGCAAACCGTTTGCGCGACGTTGCGCTGCGCCCGCCCTGGAGGCTGTAA